TATCTCAAATGAGATTTATAAGGCAGGATTTAATATAGAAAGCAATAATGAATTTGTAAATAGCGATACAAATTCTTTTTATTTTCTAGCGATTTTAAGCTCAAGTGAGAGTGTAAAAGATGAGTTTGTAAATAATTTAAAACAGATTTTAAAAGACGCACAAATCACATTTAGCCCAAAAAGAAAGAAAAATATAATAATCCTAGCATCAAAAGAGCTTCATTGTTTAGGTGATTTGCTACTTGCAAACTATGAAGATGAACTAAATGCTAATATCTTAAAAGTTATGGCAAATCACGATTTAAGTGATTTTGTGAAAAGATTTGATATAGATTTTAGCCTAATTGATACTAACAAAGATAAAGAACTTTACGAGCAAGATATAATTCAAGAGATTAAAAAATACAATGTTGATTATATAGTATTAGCAAAATATATGCGGATTTTAAGCCCAAATTTTGTAAATACTTTTAAAGATAAAATAATCAATATTCATCATTCTTTTTTACCTGCATTTATCGGTGCAAATCCATATCTACAAGCTTATGAGCGTGGGGTTAAAATCATAGGAGCAAGTGCGCATTTTGTAACGGATAATTTAGATGAAGGGCCTATTATTTTTCAAGACATAGTTAGAGTAAATCACACTTATAATTCAAAAGATTTAAGAAAAGCAGGTAAAAAAATAGAAACTCTAGTGCTAAGAAATGCCCTTGAAAAAGTGTTTGATGATAAAGTATTTATTGCAGGTAATAAAACAATTATATTTTAAAAAATTTTGAAAATACAATTAGGGTTTAAATTTTTAAACCTTAATTTTATTAAATTCCTTAGCTTATTAAATACATATAATAATTTGTGATTAGTTTTAAAATTATGCTAATTTTACGATTTTAAATTCTTTTAATCTAAACTCTTTTATCATATAAATTCTCGCCATTTTTATAGGCTAAAAATATAGCTAATAAATCTCTTTCATCTTTGATATTTTGAATATCAAGTTTGCTTAAAATATCTTCCATACTTTCACGAATATTATCACTTTTCACTTCTATGGGTTTAAACTCATCTTTTTTAAGCTCTTCGCTAGTTTCTTCTATATTATCTTTTAGATTTTCTTGCTTAAGTTCGTTTATACGCTTTAAGTATTTTTGCTTAAATTCATTCACGCTAATATCACTTGCAAAAAGCTCTTTAATCTCATAATCATAATTAGCAGTACAATCGTTGTTTAAGGCATTTTCTTTTAAAAATGCCTTAATATCCTTTGCCTCATCATCGTTTTGAAAAAGCTTAGAAATAAACATTTCAGGATGAAGCCTAGCATAACCAAAATCTCGCATATAAACATAAAATATAGAAATATCACTAATATTTGTCGATGCATTATTGTTACTTATATTATTGTTTTCTTGACTATCATTTTTACCTTTAAATAAAGCGATATTACTTAATTCTTTTAAGTATTTATTCTCTTCTTCTAGTGTTTTTGCTTTTTGATAATCTTTATAAGCGTCATTCCAATTTCTTAGATTTAAATCATTAAAATTAATTTTCATTTTTTACTCTTTTGATAAAAATTAAGATTTTTAAATTCTTTTATTTTAAACCCTTTTATCATATAAATTCTCGCCATTTTTATAGGCTAAAAATATAGCCAACAAATCTCTTTCATTTTTGATTTCAGTTTTATTTAATTTGCTTAAAATCTCTTCCATACTTTCACGAATGCTAGTGCCTTTTACTTCTATGGCTTCGAATGGTTTTTCTTTAGTTTGTTCTTCTTTTTCTTCTTGTTTAATTTCTTCTTTTGTATTTATTGCATTATTTCTTAAATTTTCTTTTTCTTTAACTCTAGCTTGTAATTCTTCAACACTTGGCATTTTCTTACTATCTATATAACCTAAAGGAAAATCATCAGGCAAACCTAAAGATGACATATTTAGTGAGTTTAGCGTTCTATCAAGCTCTTTTTTATCAATTTCTACCCAATTTTTCATAAATTCTTTGCTTATTTCTTCTACTAAATCAGGGTCTAATGCTCCAAACACACAATAACCTGCCTTTTCTCCAAGATTTAGATTTTTATCATTTATTGGATTATAAGTCGGATCGTTTTCTAGCTTTTGCTGGGCTAGTTTAAGATATTCTAAACTAGCCCCATCATTTGCTTTATTTTGTGAATTTTTATTATTAAGCGTATTTGCATAAGTATTTGAAAAATTATTTACTCCATTAAATATCATAACAAATCCTTATACTTTCATATCAAATAAACTTATATTTTTTTGGCTGTATTGTAAAGCTGCTTGTAAAAACTCTTCAAATGTTTCGTAATTATCTATATCTTTAGGAGCTTTTAGATTTTTACCACTTAGCATTTCATAAGCTAGTTTTTCATACCAATTTAGTATTTTTTTATATTCTTTTGCTAATTCTTCACTTCTTGCTCTTTTAAAATCTTGTGATAATCTATTTGCTTCATCAGCTAAGTATTTTGGCATTTTTGAAATATCGCTTTGAGTTATTAAACCTTTTGCTACCATAGAATTAAGTGGTTTTGCGACATTTTGTGCGAATTCTTTATAATCTACAAATCTATCCCCGCCACTCATCTTGCCCCAATAAGTTCTCTCGCCTTCTACTAAAAAATGATTATTTCTTAATACGGCTATTAATATTCCACCACGACTTACATCTCCTTGATTGTTTTTATAATTATCGCCTTTAGCGTCCCATAAAATAGAATAACCTTGAGAAAAACTATCGCTATGCACGGGAAACATATCCATTTTGCCATCACCATCATAATGAAATAGTGTATCAGCACCCTTTATTCTTTGAAAATCTCGTGCATGAATATTCTTATCATTATAATCTTCAAAATCATATCTAGTTTGTAAAATCTTGCCTACACTAAAGGTACTATTATCTATCTCAAACCCACATGGCAAATTGTTAATATCTTCTTTGCTAAAAAATTCTTTAGAGTTTAAAAAATCTTCACTTACAACTTGGCTTAAGACTTTATAAGCATTTCCAACGCTTTTTGCTATATCAATTTCCATGAATCTTTTACCTATTATATGAGCTTTATTGTTTTGTTCTACTAAAGATTTTAAACTATCGCTGTGGATTTTATAATTATCCGGAATACCTGCAGCTTTATTAAAATCACTTGTAAAAAAGCCATCTTTATCAATTCCGTATCCTAATACTTCACCTACCTTTTTATCATCTGCTTTATTGTCTACTTTTTTAATCTCGTTATTTGTTTCTTTTTTGCTTATATTAGTTATTTGATATGTTGAATAAGAATTTATTTTCATAATTATTCCTTTATTTTAAACCCTTTTATCATATAAATTCTCGCTATCTTTATACGCCATT
This is a stretch of genomic DNA from Campylobacter sp. RM12651. It encodes these proteins:
- the purU gene encoding formyltetrahydrofolate deformylase, whose translation is MNEYILKITCPDKKGLVAIISNEIYKAGFNIESNNEFVNSDTNSFYFLAILSSSESVKDEFVNNLKQILKDAQITFSPKRKKNIIILASKELHCLGDLLLANYEDELNANILKVMANHDLSDFVKRFDIDFSLIDTNKDKELYEQDIIQEIKKYNVDYIVLAKYMRILSPNFVNTFKDKIINIHHSFLPAFIGANPYLQAYERGVKIIGASAHFVTDNLDEGPIIFQDIVRVNHTYNSKDLRKAGKKIETLVLRNALEKVFDDKVFIAGNKTIIF